In Callospermophilus lateralis isolate mCalLat2 chromosome 10, mCalLat2.hap1, whole genome shotgun sequence, a single genomic region encodes these proteins:
- the LOC143408453 gene encoding carbonyl reductase [NADPH] 1, translated as MSSCRRVALVTGGNKGIGFAIVRDLCRQFSGDVVLTARSEARGQAAVQQLQAEGLSPLFHQLDIDDQQSIRNLRDFLRKEYGGLDVLVNNAGIAFKTADTTPFHIQAEVTMKTNFFGTRDVCTELLPLIKPQGRVVNVSSMMSLVNLKRCSPELQQKFRSETITEEELVGLMNKFVEDAKNGVHEKEGWPNSAYGVSKIGVTVLSRIYAWKLSEQRRGDKILLNACCPGWVRTDMAGPSATKSPEEGAETPVYLALLPPEAEGPHGQFVQDKQVSEW; from the exons ATGTCGTCCTGTCGCCGCGTGGCGCTCGTCACTGGAGGCAACAAGGGCATTGGCTTTGCCATCGTGCGCGACCTCTGTCGCCAGTTCTCGGGGGACGTGGTGCTCACCGCGCGCAGCGAGGCGCGGGGCCAGGCAGCAGTGCAGCAGCTGCAGGCAGAGGGCCTGAGCCCGCTCTTCCACCAGCTGGACATCGACGACCAGCAGAGCATCCGCAACCTGCGCGACTTCCTACGCAAGGAGTACGGGGGACTAGATGTGCTGGTCAACAACGCGGGCATCGCCTTTAAGA CGGCTGATACGACACCCTTTCATATTCAAGCAGAAGTCACAATGAAAACAAACTTTTTTGGTACCCGAGATGTCTGCACAGAGCTACTCCCCCTCATAAAACCACAAG GCAGAGTGGTGAATGTCTCCAGCATGATGAGTCTGGTCAACCTTAAACGCTGCAGCCCAGAGCTGCAGCAGAAGTTTCGAAGTGAGACGATCACTGAGGAGGAGCTGGTGGGGCTCATGAACAAGTTTGTAGAAGACGCAAAGAATGGAGTGCACGAAAAAGAAGGCTGGCCCAATTCTGCCTATGGAGTGTCCAAGATTGGTGTCACAGTCCTGTCCAGAATCTATGCCTGGAAACTCAGTGAACAGAGGAGAGGAGACAAGATCCTGCTGAATGCCTGCTGCCCAGGGTGGGTGAGAACCGACATGGCAGGACCCTCGGCCACCAAGAGCCCTGAAGAAGGAGCCGAGACCCCCGTGTACTTGGCCCTTTTGCCCCCAGAGGCAGAGGGGCCTCATGGGCAGTTTGTTCAGGATAAACAAGTTAGTGAGTGGTGA